The Pecten maximus chromosome 6, xPecMax1.1, whole genome shotgun sequence DNA window tatttatttatttatttatttatttatttattcccAGAACAACGCTACCATTCTACACTTGGACATATCCGGAAATGATATCGGACTGAAAGGGGCGATCGCTCTGGCCGACGCTATTCGGGAAAACGTTTTCATCGCTGATCTTGTAAGTGTTCATCGCTGGCCTTAAAATCCGCATCACTGATCTAGTTGTTAATCTTTATCACTATACTAGTTAATCTCCATCGCTGATCTTGAAAGTGTTCGTCGCTGGCCTTAAAATCCGCATCACTGATCTAGTTAATCCCCAACACTGATctagttaatctccatcactGATCTAGTTAATTTCCATCACTATACTTGTTAATCTCCAACACTGGTctagttaatctccatcactgatctagttaatctccatcactGATCTAGTTATTCTCCATCACTGATctagttaatctccatcactGATCTAGTTAATCTACATCGCTAATCTAGTTAATCTCCATCATTGATctagttaatctccatcactGATCTAGTTCATCTCCATCATTGATCTAGTTAATCTCCATCGCTATActagttaatctccatcactgatctagttaatctccatcactatactagttaatctccatcactATACTAGTTAATCTCCATCAATGATCTAGTAAATCTCCATCACTGATCTAGTAAATCTCCATCACTGATctagttaatctccatcactgatctagttaatctccatcactatactagttaatctccatcactGATCTAGTTAATCTCCATCAATGATCTAGTTAATCTCCATCAATGATCTTGTTAATCTCCATCACTGATctagttaatctccatcactgatctagttaatctccatcactgatctagttaatctccatcactATACTAGTTAATCTTCATCGCTGATCTAGTTAATCTAAAACACTGATCTAGTTAATCTACATCATTGATctagttaatctccatcactGATTTAGTTAATCTACATCACTATActagttaatctccatcactGATTTAGTTAATCTCCATCATTGATCTAGTTAATCACCATCACTTAACTAGTTAATCTCCATCGCTGATctagttaatctccatcactgatctagttaatctccatcactatactagttaatctccatcgctgatctagttaatctccatcactttactagttaatctccatcactATACTAGTTAATCACCATCACTGATCTAGTTAATCACCATCACTGATCTAGTTAATCTCCGTCACTGATctagttaatctccatcactGATCTAGTTAAACTCCATCACTGATctagttaatctccatcactggtctagttaatctccatcacttaactagttaatctccatcactgatctagttaatctccatcactgatctagttaatctccatcactgatctagttaatctccatcactGATTTAGTTAATCTACATCGCTGATCTAGTTAATCTCCGTCACTATActagttaatctccatcactgatcttgttaatctccatcactgatctagttaatctccatcactgatctagttaatatccatcactgatctagttaatctccatcactgatctagttaatatccatcactgatctagttaatctccatcactGGTCTAGTTAATCTCCGTCACTGATctagttaatctccatcactgatctagttaatctccatcactgatctagttaatctccatcactgatctagttaatctccatcactgatctagttaatctccatcactGATCTAGTTCATCTCCATCATTGATCTAGTTAATCTCCTTCACTGATctagttaatctccatcactatactagttaatctccatcactGATCTTGTTAATCTCCATCACTGATCTAGTTAATCTCCATCGCTATActagttaatctccatcactGATCGAGTTAATCTCCATCACTGATCTAGTTCATCTCCATCATTGATCTAGTTAATCTCTATCACTGATCTAGTTCATCTCCATCACTGATCTAGTTAATCTACATCACTATActagttaatctccatcactGATCTAGTTCATCTCCATCATTGATctagttaatctccatcactttactagttaatctccatcactatactagttaatctccatcactgatctagttaatctccatcactgatctagttaatctccatcactGATCTAGTTGATCTCCATCACTGATCTAGTTAATCTCCATTACTATACTAGTTAATCTCCATCAATGATCTAGTTGATCTCCATCACTGATctagttaatctccatcactatactagttaatctccatcactgatctagttaatctccatcactGATCTAGTTGATCTCCATCACTGATCTAGTTAATCTACATCACTGATCTAGTTCATCTCCGTCACTGATCTAGTTACTCTCCATCGCTATActagttaatctccatcactgatctagttaatctccatcactGATCTAGTTAATCTCCGTCACTGATCTAGTTTATCTCCATCGCTATACTAGTTAATCTACATTACTGATCTAGTTGATCTCCATCACTGATctagttaatctccatcactGATCTAGTTAATCTCTATCACTGATCTTGTTAATCTCCATCACTGATCTAGTTAATCTTCATCAATGATctagttaatctccatcactGATCTAGTTAATCCCCATCACTATACTAATTAATCTCCATCGCTATActagttaatctccatcactGATCTAGTTAATCTTCATCACTGATCTAGTTAATCTCCGTCACTATActagttaatctccatcactGATTTAGGTAATCTCCATCACTGATCTAGTTAATCTCCGTCACTATActagttaatctccatcactGATCTAGTTAATCTCTATCACTGATCTAGTTAATCTCCATCGCCATActagttaatctccatcactGATCTAGGTAATCTCCATCACTGATCTTGTTAATCTCCATCACTGATCTAGTTAATCCCCATCACTATActagttaatctccatcactatactagttaatctccatcactGATCTACTTAATCTCCATCACTTTACTAGTTAATATCCATCACTGATctagttaatctccatcactgatctagttaatctccatcactGATCTAGTTAACCCCCTCACTGAACTAAAATCTCCATCACTATActagttaatctccatcactgatctagttaatctccatcactATACTAGTTAATCTCTATCACTGATCTAGTTAATCTCCATCGCCATActagttaatctccatcactGATCTAGGTAATCTCCATCACTGATCTTGTTAATCTCCATCACTGATCTAGTTAATCCCCATCACTAAActagttaatctccatcactatactagttaatctccatcactGATCTACTTAATCTCCATCACTTTACTAGTTAATATCCATCACTGATCTAGTTAATCCCCATCACTATActagttaatctccatcactGATCTAGGTAATCTCCATCGCTGATCTAGTTAATCTCCATGGCTGATCTTGTTAATCTCCATCACTGATctagttaatctccatcactgatctagttaatctccatcactGATCTAGTTAACCCCCTCACTGAACTAAAATCTCCATCACTATActagttaatctccatcactgatctagttaatctccatcactATACTAGTTAATCTCTTTCACTGATCTAGTTAATCTCCATCGCCATActagttaatctccatcactGATCTAGGTAATCTCCATCACTGATCTAGGTAATCTCCATCACTGATCTACTTAATCTCCATCAGTGATCTAGTTAATCTCTATCACTGATCTAGTTAATCTCCATCGCCATActagttaatctccatcactgatctagttaatctccatcgctgatctagttaatctccatcactTTACTAGTTAATATCCATCACTGATCTAGTTAATCTCCGTCACTATActagttaatctccatcactgatctagttaatctccatcactGATCTAGGTAATCTCCATCGCTGATctagttaatctccatcactTTACTAGTTAATATCCATCACTGATCTAGTTAATCTCCGTCACTATActagttaatctccatcactgatctagttaatctccatcactgatctagttaatctccatcactgatctagttaatctccatcgctgatctagttaatctccatcactgatctagttaatctccatcgctgatctagttaatctccatcactgttctagttaatctccatcactAATCTAGTTAATCTCCATCAATGATCTAGTTAATCTCTATCACTGATCTAGTTAATCTCCATCAATGATCTAGTTAATCCCCATCACTGATctagttaatctccatcactgatctagttaatctccatcactgatctagttaatctccatcgctgatctagttaatctccatcaatgatctagttaatctccatcactgatctagttaatctccatcactGATCTAGTTAATCTCCATCGCTGATCTAGTTAATCTCCATCGCTGATCTAGTTAATCCCCATCACTGATCTAGTTAATCTCCATCAATGATCTAGTTAATCTCCATCGCTGATCTAGTTAATCTCCATCGCTGATCTAGTTAATCTCTATCACTGATctagttaatctccatcactgatctagttaatctccatcactGATCTAGTTAATCTCCATCAATGATCTAGTTAATCTCCATCAATGATCTAGTAAATCTCCATCACTGATCTAGTTAATCTCCATCAATGATCTAGTTAATCTCCATCAATGATCTAGTAAATCTCCATCACTGATctagttaatctccatcactgatctagttaatctccatcactatactagttaatctccatcactatactagttaatctccatcactATACTATTTAATCTCCATCACTGATCTAGTTAATCTCCATCAATGATCTAGTTAATCTCCATCAATGATCTTGTTAATCTCCATCACTGATCTAGTTAATCTCCATGGCTGATCTAGTTAATCTCCATGGCTGATCTAGTTAATCTCCATGGCTGATCTTGTTAATCTCCATCACTGATctagttaatctccatcactgatctagttaatctccatcactGATCTTGTTAATCTCCATCGCTGATCTTGTTAATCTCCATCACTGATctagttaatctccatcactgatctagttaatctccaccgctatactagttaatctccatcactgatctagttaatctccatcactTAACTAGTTAATCTCCATCGCTTACGCAGTTAAACTCCGTCAGCAATATATCTAATCTTCATCACTGATCTAGTTTATCTCCATCACTGATCAAATTAATCTCCATCAACAGCATATTTAATGTCCATCACTTATTTCGTGTATAAGCCATAAGTCTCTTCTCTGATCTTGTAAGTTTCGTCATTGAACGCGTTTGACTTCTTCTATTTTTTCATtactttatttgtttattaatgtttttaattcaGCTATTACTTATTTTACAGAATATTTCAAACACAAATATCGATGCCAAAGGTGTCCACGCTTTGGTCAGCGCTCTGCTTCTAAACAGAACGGTCACCAAACTGAATCTATCTGGTACGTAATCAACCACAAAGTTgttaagagttatctcccttacgtTGCAAAATTTTTATCGGAATAAATCTAGGGAATGTTCTATTACAAACTTCCCCCACTAACTCTCATTGTCTAAGTATAGAGCAGGTCGGTATAATTAATCATATGTCCagagaaaaataatctttttcCAGGTGTGGAAAATGAAGCACAACTTTTAATAACCTGACCGTTTTACACTCACTTTGAAGAGCGTAACACTATCAAACTTCAGGATGTAAACAtgaactttatttatttcaaaacaattgcaaaataatttatatcagcttatacatatgtattcaccacgcttgttggcccgggaTGAAAGCGCACGGGGGTCTTAATGTGGGAGAAAAACCTGAATATTCAGGGGAAATTCACTTGGTGTGGCAGGTGAACCCATACTTTTAGgttaaacaacattttattcaaatacacTGACATACAATATGCATGTTACAATACAATAACACATAACAATCCAcagaattagaaaaaaataaaagctTATATTAGTTCCTATAGCCCGATACCATTTCACGTCAATCTCCTATAGCTTTCACTTGGAATGGTCAACGACAAATCTGTAAAGGAAggagtaataaaaaaaataccctGTCCGTGCCGGGCttcgaactagcgacctctCGCTCTCAAGTCAAACATCCCTACTACTTCCGGGAAATTGAACCCGGTCTCGCTTCCTAGCGTTACTACAGTGATACCCAATCACTTTTCGGATGTAAGGAGTAATGGAAAAATACCTTACCCGTGCCGGGCTTCGAACAAGTGACCtttcgctctcaaggcaaacatgcttccactaggctaaagggaaattcccgtAAATTCCGGGAAATCGAACCCGGTCTcgccgcctaggtgaaaggcgagTGCCTTACCACGGTGACACCCAATCActtttttgatatttataatatttcaaatgctCATCTTAGCGAGTCATTTTGCTTGCTGTTATTCGTTCTAAAAATTAATGGGGCGACGCCTAAGTTTATGCGAATTTTTAAGAGATCCTTGAGATAAAATGTGGAGTGTCAATAACCTTGCGCCGTCTATATACACATAGTATAATTGTTTTTCGGTTACATGTACGTGTGGATGGAATGTGACGGAAAATACTGATTTAATTATCTGAATAATGTCAAGTAATTATTGCTATGCCAATTATACGATTAACAAATTAATACAATCTAAATCTAATTTCTGATTAGGTATTTTCATGATTCATAGACGGTGAAAATATTATGTTGTTTTAGGTAACAAGTTGGATAACGATTTCACAGCAGACCTGACAAAGCTAATCGAGGTAAGGTTGACAATCTTTCTGATATTTTCAGTCATTGACGTGTTCGTCTTCACCGTAAGTCACCTGAAACGAAATGTGACATATTCTAATCGCCATTTATCCATCGTCATGCGTCATGCgcccgtaaacaatttacattttcgactacttctcaataaccaagactCACAGGGTCATGATATCGGGACAATGATATGCTgggatgaatgaccttgacctgcttTCAATGTCACTGGGGTCAATTGTGTTTGAATTTTTAAGCGACAGATACTTACTTACCAAGTAACTCaaggtcatgatatttggccagtagcatgcttTGGTGAAGTGTTATCGAGTTTGTTCAAACGAGTGACCTTGACAAACTTttaaggtcacagtggtcaaataagtttaaatctttaaacgacttctcaataaccaaaagccACGGGGtcaaagtaaaaaaacaaaacatcgtCTATCACTATACATCAGAACTCAGATGACCAACAGGCCCCATGGGCCCTTTTGTTCTCTTTAaccagtttttatttatttgatcgGATAGCTGTGACTAATGCTTGTGTCATTTTTATATTGCAGAGGAGCGACTACATATCCGACCTTGACCTTTCTCATAATGAGCTGGACGAGCTGGCGGTCTGCACGCTAGCTCCCGCTATAGGTAATTTGACACCAATTATcgaatatatttttaaaaaaactacTGAAGCACATGGAATCCGGTCAAGTGTATATGTCATACTTAGAGATGTAGGATTTTGGAGTTTAAACTTCCGGTAAGGCTTGGGGGCTTTGACCAGATAAAACCACATGGCACTCGTGTAAAACATTATCGTTACCGACATATCTAGGTCAGTAACCAAAGAGCTGTATACGTACATGAGTGTCTTGATATATTAAGTTAACGTTGTAGAGTTCGTGTGATATAATAAAATAGTTTAATCATATTGATGGTAAGCGAGGGTAGCATTTTTTGGAAACACAGTGGTTTGGTACAATTTCCCAACACCACGGTCGGTATATTTATAATCATCAGAAAGTGAGCTATTCAAAACATCCtgtgtccgtggtccgtggtccgtccgtaaACTCTCATTTTTATCACTTATtttttcttgagaagtacttgCAGGATTTttcttcatatgtaggttcccttgtTGGGTCCTTATAATTTTTAGTCTGAtcgtaaaaacaaaatggtcgactggtggccatcttgaattttgacaagtTTGAGTTTTGATACAGAAAGCAAAATTGCTAACAGTTGAAGTTTAGCTTTACCATTTCTAATTCAcataatttattttcttatatcTTACATATTATAGGTTATCAGATCATCaaacaaataaagatcattcaattaTGAGCAAcaagatccctcttggatctcttgtATAATAAGATACTTGTTATACACTTATAGTtctgtcaagtccctgtgattcgAAAGATGATATTTTGGTCATTCAACAAATAAATCATTGGAAACAAATCTACAGAcgtaaaaaaaatgatgatcTATAGAAATCTTGAGTTTACAGTACCGAATATATGCATGCAAGATTAACAAGATTTATGATATAAAGCTTAGTCATTATCTTCAAAAATCTTTTCACTTCAGATTTCTTCAATTATGCGAATCTAGCGAGACGTTTTCATCATAAAGGCAAATTAGAATTATAAACCCAGTCACGTATTCCCTATATCTATATGTCTGGTAAACATAGATCTCAAAAACTAAAAATCACATTTGTCTCGCAGGAGTTGTCCTCCCTTACTCTCGCATACAATTTAATAAACGATTCATGTTAGAGTATTGCATATAAGCGATATCAGAGTAAGATTTGCCCCCAAACATGTGATTAACTCGGTAGATGTATTTCAAATGCGAACTCcgctaaaacaaaacaaaaatgttcatCAACTAGATGAAAACTATGATAATTACCTGCTCAAAATCGTGAGGAAATGTTATTATCTTGTGGCGGCCATTCAACAAAAcagatattatttttatttttgttgataaaatcatttaaatcatttattttatgtaGCCGAAAACGTGACATTAAATAGGCTGAACCTTGGATGGAACCACTTCCGGAGAACAGGATCCACCATTATCGTCAAGGCGATTTGTGTAAGCTGACACCTAGCGAGCAATGACCTCCGTTCATTAACCTCCATTGTACATATGAATAGGTCATTTGCATTACTGTACTTTCGGCCAAATGATCTGTCAAAATGTTAAACTTTGGtataaaatgtatgtgtttGCGCCAAGTGTTTGTCCGCTTAACCGATGTCCTCTGTACGTTAGTACTTCCGGTGTAACGGTACCGCACActcgtttatgcggacaaaccggaTCATGATTTCTGTAAGTGTAATATGTCATCAATTTTTATGGAGTTTCatatattaaaacataactttTTTGTCAAGGTTACACTATCGAGCCGTTGGAAGCGAAATTAAACGAAAACGGGCCAGTTCTGCTTCTTAATTTTGCAAAAGACTTAAATGAATGACCGTTGAGATCTATACTTAAGATTAACTAGATTTCGAAATGTGTAGCTTTGATAAACTTTCTTACACATTTGAACCTTaccctgacctttgacccctACAGAACAATGTAGAGCTACAGGAAGTCGACCTGTCGTGGAACGGCCTGGGAGAAGAGGGCTGTCGCGCATTTAAGGAATGTCTTGGTCAAAACCACACCATCCAGTCTTTGGACATCTCCAATAACCGGATCGCCTTCCAATCTCTCGGAGACTTCATTGAGGGTCTGGTCAAAAACGACACCCTGACACATCTTAAGGTAGGGTCACGTGATGTTTTCGCGCCATTTCGTGCAGTATTTGTTATAATTTCTTGATTTATTGTTCAATTTTCTGAACGGAATGCTGTTCAGATAAACTATATGGCATATTAACGGAGGTTGGTTACGTTTATAGCTAATTTCTGAAAGAATACGTATAACGAAATAATTATCTCTACATATTACATGTCGACGTTACCATCCGAGTAACTGTGACAAGGCATTCGGTTCTCCTCGGATGTGATCCGAGATAAACCGGAACACCTCGCCAACCTTGCCCGATTGCATGTTTTTCATCAGCAATAGGAAACACCCATTTTCGTCTGCCAACGTAGCTTCGTAtaaaatgacgaggggttccgattgttTCAGAAGATAACCGTAGGTAATTGGCTGAGGTGTTCCGAAAGTTAGCTTAGGTCTAGTCTCATAAAAAAACGGCGATGAGTTCAGATTGCGGAGAGATAGCATGACCTGCATTATAATAACCGGGCACTACACGTATGTTTGTGTCCGGACGATGACCTATGTGACGATCTCGACAACATTGTAATGTTCATTATTTATTCTTTAAATCTTCCAGATGCACGGTAACCCGATAACCACAGAGGGTGCCGAAGGATTGTGTGTCGCTTTGCAACACTGTGAGACCACAGCCATGGTAGAGATCGATATCAAGGTATGTATAGCTTATAAAACATCACTCATAGGTCATATCACTAAAAACAAAACGTGGTTGTGATTCTAGTTTTGTGTCAGATGCCGATTGGTCATCATCCGATCACGTGACTTTCCGTTTAACATCGAATTTCAATCTGCGACAGTGATGAAATGTTCCTTGACGTCGCGCAATTTCAAACAATTATATTTGTCAGACATATTTCGTTCAATTGCGCAAGAGTGCAATGTGATGTTTCTCACTGCATTGGCAGTATTTATGACGTTGTGGCGAATAGAATGGAATAAAATGCGGTTTAAATGACATGGGATGATACCTTTAGAATTCTTTGCTGGTTTTGATACCGAAATGCAATAAAACAGTAATGACACTTTGTTTCTCCCGATATGATGATTTATGGAGCTCAGATAATCAATCTCAGCCTCGTCTTTGTTCTCAAAATCTTGAATCAAAGtccataattgtatattgttgaGGTGGAAATGTGGTTATGCGAACCTGAGAAAAATACCTGTATATTAACCGAGATGAACGAACTTGTAATATGAATCTGAGGAATATGATATATAccgaaaaataatcatttacaaatataaatgtGATCCATGGTGAAGTTAGGTCACAAAGTTAATATTAGCATtttgtttctaaaaataattatgttGGGTTAATAGCATCCAAATCCTAACGATAATCCAAccaattataaacaaataaattaccaaaatacatgtatgacaatTACGATTTACAAGTACATACGAGTGATTCGTTCACATTCGCTGGCAATCTCCCCCAAAGTACATTGCGGTCTTCTCCATACACTGGTTCCTTCCCTTAGTTCTATACTATCCACCAGGGCTGCGCTCCGCTCACAAAGtatagactggattacctgccaTAGTTTTTCTACTCTCCACAAGGCTTCGCTTCGAAAATGCAACGTATCCATTAGCGGAGCCGAGAAAAatggtactaaggcaggtaaCACAGTCTATCACAAAAAATAGTGTACGCAAGGGAGGTAAGCGAAAAGGGAACCAGCAtatacaggcctcagaccacaattatacttccgggtcgttgtacacgaatgtagtacatattgaaatttcaggactgttgctaaatattttttcctgacttagctgttacagatatggacataattttagcaCAGATTTACagtgcaatatttaatctagtggcagaattttgttttgacaccatttccatgtttgtttttgaggcaggacacggggagttataaggcttgagtagtaatattttgtgattttccggattttcctacaatataatagggtggttacacttaaatattaataactttgttaaatgccggtcatggggtactttccagctcactgtatgttcagcttgaatagttctacacgtgatgtaaaagccagattttttgcaaacttctggaatattttaatttcgatttttctttggtagaacaaagagggaaattaattgtggtctgaggcctgcatCCTCTCCGTAACACTGCAATGCACCCTGGGAGAGATTGGTTTGATTGGTGGTTAGAACGAAAATGATTCAGTTTGTATGATATATGATTACCTCGTGAGAGATACCAGGCTATCAGGTAATTGTTGTTTAGAAACATTCATCCTTATTACATTTTCTTTCACAGGATACACCTGTCGATGAAAAACTTTTCAAAGCCATTAACGATTTGTACGCTGTCcacaatatcaaaatcatcCATCGTGAACCAGTGGGGCATCGGTTTTCGCCTATAAAAGAGCGGGCGGAACAGAGGGATTTTGACCCAGTCATGGTTCTGTTTGAGTACATGAAGCAAGAAAATCTACGTCTTATAGATTTGTTCCGGAATTTGGACCGAGACCAGAACAACGAGATTTCCCGAGAGGAGTTCCGGGAGGGATTCATGGTCGGTCCAGATTTCCTGTCGTGTTATAGATTTAAaattacatagatatatacgTTTGAaccttaaagccacatactcccgaacgtcctaaaattctagttgtaCACGTGTATTCATGGCAATCCACGATTCTCATTCACGCTCtccaaacattaaaatgaccactggcctagacgcttgaccggggagtccttgagacataagtgtataaaaataactcgccgcatttatatttatagcgaGATTTGTCATGGAGctgagaacgaggctataacaacgtcactgaacataaactacacacatggccgttgtttgcctaataatgctttcatttaaacatattaatataatattcgcgtaataccctggtaactgaacaaaataaacaaacatagtttacatttgaatacttaattttaaaatgtagcaatatgtaTACAACAAAAAATCTATACTGAAATCTTCGATCGGTGAaattgacaatgttcaaaagctaaccagcaatccaatagacgtccggaaAATCGGAAATCGAGTCCa harbors:
- the LOC117329760 gene encoding leucine-rich repeat-containing protein 74A-like, encoding MSMANYVESQSNTHVISVRNGQSRFVRNSSSFYRGMKKEPGRRIVRERSDSARPEDDFDEDDFKFKKLTLRKYSRLLKAARRSSDWTWNEFDDCSEDDTDIEGETSKSYDYNAKNHYKCLCEAMDAVPSSAFLRQVDGSTLNLSTSYLSQQDIRIMSFFLSNNATILHLDISGNDIGLKGAIALADAIRENVFIADLNISNTNIDAKGVHALVSALLLNRTVTKLNLSGNKLDNDFTADLTKLIERSDYISDLDLSHNELDELAVCTLAPAIAENVTLNRLNLGWNHFRRTGSTIIVKAICNNVELQEVDLSWNGLGEEGCRAFKECLGQNHTIQSLDISNNRIAFQSLGDFIEGLVKNDTLTHLKMHGNPITTEGAEGLCVALQHCETTAMVEIDIKDTPVDEKLFKAINDLYAVHNIKIIHREPVGHRFSPIKERAEQRDFDPVMVLFEYMKQENLRLIDLFRNLDRDQNNEISREEFREGFMMMNINLSEEGLDRLFDKMDKNKDTSVDLREMIECRREVTRQYLKPGANLIEEERYKEMVAQIKIMVAKTRGGNSKKSPRTIKKLSKTEQPFPAK